In Macadamia integrifolia cultivar HAES 741 chromosome 1, SCU_Mint_v3, whole genome shotgun sequence, a single window of DNA contains:
- the LOC122077296 gene encoding disease resistance protein RPP8-like has protein sequence MAESVLHIAEKLGKLLVKEAEFLHKVKKEVESLSKELKALGSDLKKADVMTNKEEEESDEWVNQLRDLAFKAEDVIEVFVNNATQYVGCNVIQLMMGCICQIITLHKLKNEIDDINIKLKELKDLPKKSSPFTIKSLENGGETSSIHHDQEEDQLVLSRANEDDDIVGFQEESNKLALSLTKKEPLGQFFVVSIWGQAGAGKTALARNIYKRSDVKNQFDCVAWVSVSPDYHVEDIWQAILGQVKNLTEEEKEKLQGKKSVELRHMVRDCLEEKNYLIVLDDLWKQTDWKIISMAFPKSHEKKCRVLLTTRIEEVARAANPSTDPEILRVLNDEESLELFLKKVFGCSSDRIPKGILSEKMKAVARQMLSKCEGLPIAIVLLGGILSAKRKDIFEWTNMLGKVRSDLAESTDLRKVFSLSYNELPCASKPCFLYFGLFPEDSVIECDKLIRLWVAEGFIEQRDDKIMEDMARDRLKGLIQRSMIQVVECKSDGDPQTCRTHDLVRSLAIQEAKKAKFSSICKKKQLEVSMEGSCRRIALHPQDFEFHIGTSTSAPFQSIVEMNADLVGVKEEVDRLVMLLTQEEHLGRVAAVSIVGMGGIGKTMLARHVYNKIEVKSYFTCRAWVNVSQHYAVRDILKIILQQVTTLTDAESKLESEDVLQRRLHNHFNQKQQSNLVVLDNIWRTEDWDIIRNIFPEPLNSQSCRMLLTTRSADLVYHVSSSSAPLHLRLLNGEESLKLFLQTIFKCSLDEISEAGLSKEMMDIARLLVNECAGVPLAIVLLGGLLSVKRVAVAVWVDILHRLKGINSHFILEDLLYMAYQDLPDYLKSCFLSLRHFPEDTEMACDTLIRLWDVEGFLKLRDNYTLEDAARDYLEELIQRKLIEVAKRKLNGSPETCRIHDLLRDFVSTEARKAEFSKSSENEQLRLAQGNRPLALHSKDSTELVHEGNTSTAPHFQAPKTFSLMDDILSFLDPFKFPNHVYSLLCLSKNPQFCFQQFQLLRVLDLQGAENIMEVPKEIRNLTLLRYLSLRNTRVKQIPSWIANLRNIQTLDAPGSKIPIDMLKLNQLRHLFAHSFYLSASAASSSSSASLCIDVLEQLETLELADVSDWEISGLHKLTYLRILRLRRGGDDTVLMAVAYLMRLKFLSLTQAKVSSSPMHLPSLSSHKHLNEIVVEGTITEANDFPPHLTYLWLENSIVVDTFFRLQKLQYLKRLCLRLFKGMSSYVVRLNFSVGAFPKLEYLYIRVDFELENWTVEEGALPSLSVLHIEGGNRLGKLPDGLSYVKTLKELIITRGYDVAERLQPGGEEWKKVKDLNPTIKCLDESSMNP, from the coding sequence atggcTGAGAGCGTCTTGCACATTGCAGAGAAATTAGGCAAGTTGCTAGTTAAGGAAGCTGAATTTCTCCacaaagtgaagaaagaggtGGAATCTCTTTCAAAGGAACTCAAGGCCCTTGGTTCCGATTTGAAGAAGGCCGATGTGATGaccaacaaagaagaagaagaatccgaTGAATGGGTTAACCAACTCAGAGATTTGGCCTTTAAGGCTGAGGATGTTATAGAAGTCTTCGTCAACAATGCAACGCAATATGTTGGGTGCAATGTTATCCAGCTGATGATGGGGTGCATCTGCCAAATTATAACTCTCCacaaattgaaaaatgaaatcGATGATATCAACATCAAACTAAAGGAACTAAAGGACCTTCCAAAGAAAAGCTCACCGTTCACAATTAAGAGTCTAGAGAATGGTGGTGAAACTTCTTCTATCCATCATGACCAGGAAGAAGACCAGCTGGTGTTAAGCAGAGCTAACGAAGATGATGATATCGTCGGTTTTCAAGAGGAATCAAACAAATTGGCATTGTCATTGACGAAGAAAGAACCACTAGGACAGTTCTTTGTTGTCTCCATTTGGGGTCAGGCAGGAGCAGGAAAGACTGCACTTGCTCGAAATATTTACAAGAGAAGCGATGTTAAGAATCAATTCGATTGTGTTGCATGGGTTTCTGTTTCCCCAGACTACCATGTAGAAGATATCTGGCAAGCCATACTAGGACAAGTTAAGAATctcacagaagaagaaaaggagaagctACAAGGGAAGAAGAGCGTTGAATTGCGGCATATGGTCCGTGACTGCTTAGAAGAAAAGAACTACCTGATTGTCTTGGACGATTTATGGAAACAAACAGATTGGAAGATTATAAGCATGGCCTTTCCAAAGTCACACGAAAAGAAATGCAGGGTTTTGCTCACAACTCGTATCGAAGAAGTAGCCCGTGCTGCTAACCCATCAACTGATCCGGAAATACTACGGGTTTTGAATGACGAGGAGAGTTTGGAGCTATTCTTGAAGAAAGTATTCGGATGCTCCTCGGACAGAATACCAAAGGGTATTCTCTCTGAGAAAATGAAGGCTGTGGCAAGGCAAATGCTTTCAAAATGCGAGGGACTCCCAATTGCAATCGTGCTTCTGGGAGGCATTCTATCAGCAAAAAGGAAGGATATCTTTGAGTGGACGAACATGCTTGGAAAGGTCCGTTCAGATCTAGCAGAATCAACAGACCTCCGTAAGGTATTTTCTCTGAGCTATAATGAATTGCCATGTGCCTCAAAACCATGTTTCCTTTATTTTGGACTTTTCCCAGAGGATAGTGTGATCGAATGTGATAAATTGATTCGACTATGGGTAGCTGAGGGATTTATAGAGCAGCGAGATGATAAAATAATGGAAGATATGGCTAGAGATCGGCTTAAGGGTTTAATCCAAAGGAGCATGATCCAAGTTGTTGAATGTAAATCAGATGGGGATCCTCAAACATGTCGTACTCATGACCTGGTCAGATCATTAGCTATACAAGAAGCGAAGAAAGCTAAGTTTTCCAGCATCTGCAAGAAGAAACAATTGGAGGTGTCGATGGAAGGCAGCTGTCGTCGAATTGCCTTGCATCCTCAAGATTTCGAGTTTCATATTGGTACGTCTACTTCTGCTCCTTTCCAATCCATTGTTGAGATGAATGCTGATCTCGTGGGCGTTAAAGAGGAAGTGGATCGACTAGTAATGTTGTTGACACAGGAAGAACACCTGGGACGGGTTGCTGCCGTTTCTATTGTGGGCATGGGGGGAATAGGGAAGACAATGCTCGCACGACATGTTTACAATAAAATTGAGGTTAAATCTTATTTTACTTGTCGTGCTTGGGTAAATGTCTCCCAACACTATGCTGTAAGAGATATTTTGAAGATTATATTGCAACAAGTTACAACCCTCACAGATGCAGAGTCAAAACTTGAGAGCGAGGATGTGTTGCAAAGGAGGCTCCACAATCATTTCAATCAAAAACAACAGAGCAACCTCGTTGTATTGGACAATATTTGGAGGACAGAAGATTGGGATATCATAAGAAACATTTTCCCGGAGCCACTCAACAGCCAGAGTTGCAGAATGTTACTCACGACTCGCTCTGCAGATCTAGTATATCACGTCAGTTCATCAAGTGCTCCGCTTCACCTACGTTTATTGAATGGTGAGGAAAGTTTGAAGCTATTCCTGCAGACGATCTTTAAGTGCTCACTGGATGAAATATCAGAAGCTGGTCTCTCCAAAGAGATGATGGACATAGCGCGTCTTTTGGTCAATGAATGTGCTGGAGTCCCACTTGCAATTGTGCTTCTAGGAGGCCTCTTATCAGTGAAAAGGGTGGCTGTCGCTGTGTGGGTTGATATACTTCATAGGCTTAAGGGGATTAATTCACATTTTATTTTAGAGGATTTATTATATATGGCTTATCAGGATTTGCCTGATTACTTGAAATCTTGCTTCCTTTCTTTGAGACATTTTCCAGAGGACACTGAGATGGCCTGTGACACATTGATTAGATTATGGGATGTGGAAGGATTTTTGAAGCTGAGGGACAATTACACCTTAGAAGATGCGGCAAGAGATTACCTTGAAGAGTTAATCCAGAGGAAGCTGATCGAGGTAGCAAAAAGGAAATTGAACGGATCTCCTGAAACTTGTCGGATTCATGATCTCCTTCGAGATTTTGTGTCAACTGAAGCCCGGAAAGCGGAATTTTCTAAGAGTTCTGAGAATGAACAATTGAGGTTGGCCCAAGGCAATCGTCCACTTGCCTTGCATTCTAAGGACAGTACTGAGCTCGTCCATGAGGGTAATACATCTACTGCTCCTCATTTCCAAGCCCCCAAAACTTTTAGTTTGATGGATGATatcctttcttttttggatcccttcaaatttccaaaccatgtctattcCTTGCTGTGTTTATCCAAAAACCCCCAATTTTGCTTTCAACAGTTCCAGTTGCTTAGAGTACTTGATCTACAAGGTGCAGAAAATATCATGGAAGTACCTAAAGAAATTAGGAATCTCACCCTTCTTAGGTACTTGAGCTTACGCAACACCCGCGTAAAACAGATTCCATCTTGGATTGCTAATCTCCGCAACATACAAACATTGGATGCACCTGGTTCCAAGATTCCCATTGATATGTTGAAACTAAATCAGTTGAGGCATCTTTTCGCCCATTCCTTCTACTTATCCGCTTcagctgcttcttcttcttcttctgcgtCTCTGTGCATTGATGTTCTTGAGCAGTTAGAGACATTGGAACTAGCGGATGTAAGCGATTGGGAAATTAGTGGCCTCCACAAGTTGACCTATCTCAGAATTCTAAGGTTACGTCGTGGTGGTGACGACACGGTGCTCATGGCCGTAGCCTATTTGATGCGCCTTAAGTTCCTCAGCTTGACACAAGCAAAGGTATCGTCTTCTCCAATGCATTTGCCATCACTGTCGAGCCACAAGCATCTCAATGAAATTGTTGTGGAGGGAACAATAACTGAAGCTAATGATTTCCCACCACATCTCACTTACTTGTGGTTAGAGAATTCTATTGTGGTGGACACATTCTTCCGTCTCCAAAAGCTACAATATCTAAAGAGGCTCTGCTTGCGACTGTTCAAGGGCATGTCATCCTACGTTGTCCGTTTGAATTTCTCTGTGGGAGCGTTTCCAAAACTCGAGTATTTatatattagagttgatttcGAGCTTGAAAATTGGACAGTGGAGGAAGGGGCATTGCCTAGTTTGAGTGTTCTGCATATCGAAGGAGGTAACAGGTTAGGAAAGCTTCCAGATGGGCTGAGTTATGTCAAAACCTTGAAGGAACTTATCATAACAAGGGGGTACGATGTGGCAGAGAGACTGCAGCCTGGTGGAGAAGAATGGAAAAAAGTTAAAGACTTAAACCCTACTATCAAATGTTTGGATGAGAGCTCTATGAACCCTTGA
- the LOC122086343 gene encoding probable protein phosphatase 2C 55: MSDMERPAKIPRFSGSESIADTTKLFPLLLRDEDGILKSAGKRSVKLIMDCCSLPKENGSSPQGDDSHFICDCEQVFGVADGVGGWAKKGIDAGEYARELMLNSATEVKELPRGSVNPLSVLNEAYSKTKAQGSSTACIVALREEDNSLHCANVGDCGFMVIRGDSIFYRSQTQQRRFNCPFQLGNHLKSDTPSSAVEFKVEVEEGDVIVAGTDGLFDNLFEDNIIQAVKEMTGYIGIYPYGAAWAIAEMAKMISKDKYLVTPFSLGAEMAGYTHYGGKIDDITVVVAYVVSSSWGY; encoded by the exons ATGTCTGATATGGAAAGACCAGCGAAGATTCCTCGTTTCTCCGGCTCCGAATCAATTGCAGATACTACCAaactctttcctcttcttctacg AGATGAAGATGGAATCTTGAAATCAGCAGGAAAGAGAAGCGTGAAACTAATTATGGATTGCTGTTCCTTACCAAAGGAGAATGGGTCAAGTCCTCAAGGGGACGATTCACATTTCATCTGTGACTGCGAGCAGGTTTTTGGTGTGGCTGATGGGGTCGGTGGTTGGGCTAAGAAGGGTATCGACGCCGGAGAATACGCTCGAGAACTTATGTTGAATTCTGCAACGGAAGTTAAAGAACTACCCAGAGGCTCTGTTAATCCATTGTCTGTTTTAAACGAAGCTTACTCAAAAACAAAAGCCCAAGGTTCTTCCACTGCTTGTATCGTAGCTTTGAGAGAAGAGGATAAC AGCTTGCATTGTGCAAATGTTGGAGATTGTGGATTCATGGTGATAAGAGGGGATAGTATCTTCTACAGGTCGCAAACACAACAACGCAGATTCAATTGCCCTTTTCAATTAGGGAACCACCTTAAGAGTGATACGCCCAGTTCTGCTGTT GAGTTTAAAGTTGAAGTTGAGGAAGgagatgtgattgttgctggaaCTGATGGACTATTTGACAATTTATTTGAGGATAATATAATCCAGGCCGTGAAGGAAATGACTGGTTATATTGGCATATATCCATACGGGGCAGCTTGGGCGATCGCTGAGATGGCAAAGATGATTTCCAAAGACAAATATCTTGTTACTCCCTTCTCACTTGGAGCAGAGATGGCTGGTTATACACATTATGGAGGGAAAATTGATGACAttactgttgttgttgcttaTGTTGTCTCTTCATCGTGgggttattaa